The genomic window CCTACAGAAGCTCGAAGCGCAGAAGAACGACCGCAAGGACCGCTCTCGGATCAAGGACCCGAAACAGTCCGTCGACGAGTTATTTCATCCCCGGAAGCCAACACCCACCTGACGAACTATCCTTGGATGGAGCTCCAGGGTAGGCATATGCGCTTACGCCCGTGGCATCGAGCCGGCCGATCGTACAAAGCAGGCTGCAATAAACTGAGCGAAGATCTCAAAGGAGCCGACGATGTTGTTTGGGTTGTCGCTCGTATCGAAGAGGTTTTCAGCATTGTAGGACATGATGGTGACAACGCGCGGCGACTTCGCGTCTGCAGCACCTGAGCCGATATTTG from Nitrobacteraceae bacterium AZCC 1564 includes these protein-coding regions:
- a CDS encoding hypothetical protein (product_source=Hypo-rule applied), encoding MTKHGRSGHAARSPRFRFLQKLEAQKNDRKDRSRIKDPKQSVDELFHPRKPTPT
- a CDS encoding hypothetical protein (product_source=Hypo-rule applied; cath_funfam=2.60.40.10; cleavage_site_network=SignalP-noTM), producing MRTPRRLVCATLIVIANIGSGAADAKSPRVVTIMSYNAENLFDTSDNPNNIVGSFEIFAQFIAACFVRSAGSMPRA